Within Vidua chalybeata isolate OUT-0048 chromosome 26, bVidCha1 merged haplotype, whole genome shotgun sequence, the genomic segment CACACTCAACGGGGAGAGTACCAGCACaggactgggagctgctgccacttTGGTCATGTGGAAGGAACGATGCCAAGCgagcccagcagccctggcacacgCTTGGGGGACAGCCTTGGCTCCCCCAGACCTTACTCCAGGCACTCTGGGAGAGGTGGCCTtgtgctggggctctgcctggAATTGGGCATGGCACAgtgagggctgtgctggcacaactgctccagttggggtccactCTCGCTGAGCTGGGAGAGCCGTGGCCACCCGTGACTCCCCACCTGCCCCAGTTCACAGCCCGTGTCAGCTTCCTCATGCCCTTGCAGGTTTGTGGGGTGCAGTGACACTCTCAGTGGGTAGGAGGGGGCCAGAGGGATGGTGGTGGCCGTGGCACTGGGCAGGGAAGCCGGTGtgtgctgctggccctgcaggggTTCGGgtgctgttttcctccttccctaTGAAAGGTCCCATTCATGCCGCTGCAGCAGGCTCAGGTTCTCGTCTGGGCTCAGCCTGTCCCTGAGCATGTATTAAATGTGGGGGGATtatggagcagctccagccaagCCATGGGGCCGCCTGTGATGCAATGAAACTGTTACGAAAGCCGACGGGATTGATGGATGGTGGCCACGGGCCAGGAGGCCGAGAcagctctggcagcactggTGGTGGGAGTTCTGTGGCAGCTCCAGTTTCCTTGGCCTCTGAAtgtgggctgggcaggggtCCCAGCTTGGAggccccaggctctgcagcactgagctctgcaggacCCCAGGCTGTGGTGGAGTtgtcactgctcctgctcctgcccagggctgagcactCGCAGCTGCCGCCCTCGGCATGGACCTGGCTCCTCTAGCTCTGGCCAGCCAGCTCCCCTCTTCCTGCACCCTGGGCTGTGTCCCTTCAGCATGAGGGGACCGTCCCCTCCGCtggcccctgccccagctgcagtcAGCACCCTCGGCTTGTGTTTCCACTTTAATTAACTCGAGCAGGAGGAACATGGAAAAACCTGGGCTGGAGCTTCCCCCGCCTGCTTTCCCCAACAAAGGCCTCATTGAGGCTGGCCCAGCACTCGGCTGCACAGAGCCCAGTGCTGAGGGTGCCCCAGTGGGGCAGAAGAGCCACGGCCATCGGGTCTACACAGGGCAGGATGGCAGCAGCTTCTGCGGAGCCCCCACACGTCCCCTCCAGCTGTCCCGAGGCAGCGTGGtgggctccagctgggagctgagtgAGGGGAGTGGGGCCGGgtggccccagcacagggcaaCGGGGAACTCCTCAGGTTCCTTGGTGCCTCGTCTGTCGTGCACCCACCCAGAGTGGTGGGCTGGTGGGGGGACCACAGTCCAGGGTGGCCCCAACCATGCGTGTGCCACTGCGCTGGGGGGCAGAGGTCTGATCTGAGCTCTGTGCCGGGGTCACAGAACTCTCCTCTGCCTTGTATGTagggagtgggaatggggatggggacatgaGGCTCTTCAGTGGCCAGGGCACCCCCTGTGCTCGGCAGGACCCCACGTGCCCTCCTCACACCCCCACTGGCTCCCACAGACGCGGAAGCTGTCGAAGACGGAGCGGCAGCGGTTCAGCGAGGAGGTGGAGATgctgaaggggctgcagcaccccAACATCGTCCGCTTCTACGACTCCTGGAAGTCAACTATCAAAGGGCAGATCTGCATCGTGCTGGTCACAGAACTCATGACGTCCGGCACCCTGAAAACGTGATTGGGGCGTGCAGGGGAGGGAACAGGGTCCCTGCTCTTCGTTGTGGGGTCATCTGGGTCTGGATGGCAACGGGAGGAGGGTGGGCTGGAGCCACGGCTGGGCCACGAGTCCAAGCCCCACAGGTCTGAGCCCTGTTGGTCCCTGGCAGGTATTTGAAGCGCTTTAAAGAGATGAAGCTGAAGGTGCTGCAGCGCTGGAGCCGGCAGATCCTCAAGGGTCTGCATTTCCTGCACACTCGCTCGCCCCCCATCATCCACCGTGACCTCAAGTGTGACAACATCTTCATCACGGGCCCCACGGGCTCCGTCAAGATTGGGGACCTGGGCCTGGCCACACTCAAGCGAGCCTCCTTCGCCAAGAGTGTGATAGGTGGGGCTGGGCTCgtgggagctgtggggctgcagggggtgGGCACGCCGGGGGTGCTGAGCTCCATCGCTGCCTCCAGGCACCCCCGAGTTCATGGCGCCGGAGATGTACGAGGAGAAGTACGACGAGGCAGTGGATGTCTACGCCTTCGGGATGTGCATGCTGGAGATGGCCACCTCGGAGTACCCCTACTCTGAGTGCCAGAACGCCGCCCAGATCTACCGCAAGGTCACCTCGGTGAGGCCCGGCCCCAGCTGCGGCTGATGCTGCCGGCTGATCCCAcaggaggcagggcaggggctgggggcatGGTCAGCTGGAGCTGTCAGGCCTTGCTGCTGACAAAATGTGTCACTGTGCGGGCTGTGTGAGCGGCTCAAGACAGTCTGGGCAGTGAGGGGTTGCTCTGCCAGGCCGTGGAGCTgtgggtggtggtggtggtggtggggcCATGGCGTGGCCAGATCCCACATCCCTGGCTCTGCACCAGCCACTGCCAGCATGTTAATGGGCTGGAACGGGAGCAGTCTGCTCGGTCACCCTGGCCTGGGGCACTACAGCTGCCCTGACCAGTCACAGCTGgttcctgccagctcctgcctgttGGGGTGGAAACTCAGAGCCCTGGGGCATCCTGGCCCGTGCAGGCACACGTGGCCAGGCCACAGGAGCCACTGCAGAGCTCGTGGGGCCCTGGGCTGGTTGTTCCCTGGGCCCAGGGAGCCCTGCACTGCGGTGGGTTGGCACAGGAGGTGCTCACTCTCATTACCCCCAGGGCCTGAAGCCCAGCAGCTTCTACAAGGTGAAGGTGCCCGAGCTGAAGGAGATCATCGAAGGCTGCATCCGCATGGACAAGAACGAGAGGTGAGGGCAGAGCGGGGCCTGGGTGGCAGGGTGTCCCCCGGCCCCGAGCCCGCGCTGAGCTGTGCCCTCTGCAGGTACACCAtccaggacctgctggagcatTCCTTCTTCCAGGAGGACACAGGGGTGCATGTGGAGCTGGCTGAGGAGGACGATGGAGTCAAGTCTGGGCTCAAGCTCTGGCTGCGCATGGACGACACAAAGAAGCTGCACGGCAAATACAAGGACAACAACGCCATCGAGTTCCTCTTTGAGCTCTACAAGGATGTGGCAGAGGAGGTGGCCCAGGAGATGGTGGGTACAGAGATGGGAGAGccctgggtgctgtggggtCCCTACACCCCGAAGTGACAACCTCCCTCCTGTGCAGGTGGTCCTGGGCTTTGTCTGTGAGGCCGACTACAAGCTGGTGGCCAAGGCTGTGCGGGACCGCGTGGTCGCCATCAAGCGCAAGCGGGAGAAGCTAAAGCGTGTCCAGGGTGCGCCATCACCcgcagagccagagcagccgCCAGGCGTCCTGCGGCTCCTGGAGGAGCTCAAGTCCCCACTGCCACCTGGTGCCCCCACGCCTGCCCTGGCCACCCCTGGCTCTGGGGACTCGGCTTTCAGCAGCACCTTCCCCCTGGAGCCTGAGGAGCCCGAAGCTGACCAGCACCAGCACTTCACCTACCGGCACACCAGCTACTCCTCAGCCACCTGTGCGTAGGCACCAAGGGGGCAACAGCcgggtgggcagcaggggaccTGGGGTGGGAGGTGGGTGGAGGAGTCCGTCAGCTTCTGCCAGTCCcacagccctttcccagctgcccAGCCAAGGAAGGGACTGGCTTTGGTTCATGCCACACTCCTTCCTCCACAGCCGACTGTGAGACCGACGGGTACCTGAGCTCCTCTGGCTTCCTGGACTCCCCGGACCTGGCCCATCGCAGCTTTGTGGCAGTGGACCCCACCAGCCCCCCGCCCACCCGGCCCGTGCGCTGCTTCCCCACGGTGAGCACGGCCCCACGGGGGGGTTAGGGCAGCCGTGGCACCGGCTCACCCCgtcctctccctgcagagcatcGCCGTGCAGCTGCCCACGGAGCATTTGCCCCCTGCCAGTGGCTTCTCCTCCTCGGTGGACAGGTGAGGCTGGGGGTTCGGGCAGGGGCTGGACGGGGACTGTGGTGCTTGGGAATGGCCATGCCgatgctctggagctggggctTCCTGCAGCTACACCTCGGATGTGGCATCGGGCATGAGCGATGGCTGTGAGGGGCTCTCGGCCAGCGAGCAGAGCACCAAGCTGCCGCCCAAGAGAGCCTCGGGGAAGCTGCTGCGGCGCCGAGCCCGGTCCAGGCTGCGCATCACCAACGTGAGTGGCACAGGGGCCAGGCAGGGGCCAGGAAGGGGCCAGGAAGGGGCCAGGCGGGTTCTCCTGggctgagccagccctgccGCCCACAGATCTCCGACAAGAACGACCGAGTGGTGGAGTGCCAGCTGCAGACCTACAACAACAAGATGGTGACCTTCAAGTTCGACCTGGATGGGGACAACCCGGAGGAGATTGCAGCCGCCATGGTGAGAGCAGGGGGGGTGAAGGTGGGgcctgcctggcagggctgggtgctgaCCGGCCCCTCCACCCTCAGGTCCACAATGAGTTCATCCTCAAGTCGGAGCAGGAAAGTTTCATCAACCGTATCCGGGACATCATCCACCGCGTGGAGACCCTGCTCCGCAAGGACGGCCGCAGCGGCACCGAGCTGCCCAAGGGCCCCGAGGCTGACAGTGCTCTGGGCAGCCCTGTGAgtgccagcctggccctgccagcgctgggggagctgctgctgctgctgagcatgGCTTGGGATGCTGCCTGGCCCCAGGGAGTCCAGGGTGGGGGCTGGGGTGCAGGGTCCTCCTGTGGTCACTTGCCTGCTCCTGTACCAAGTCAAGGTGCTCCCCAGCCCAGAAGAGactccagctcctgtccccacaggtggTGGGGCCAGGGTGGGGCCCAGTGGGGGCttggcagagcctggctggggcctctgccccagtgctgggctcagctcgCCCTTCTCACAGGTggacctgcagctgcaggggctctcgcgctccatctcctcctcatcctcactcAGTGGTACGTCTGTGCCCCTGTGCAGGCCCTTCCTGTCTCCCCAAACCCCATACAGGGCAGGTGATGGCCTCAGCCAAGCCCAGAGGGTCTCAAAGGACAtgtcctgccctggctgagGCTGGCTGTCACCCCTATGCCCCAGACCTGAGCTGCACCAGTCCCAGCCTCTCTGTCCAGTCCCCCGTCCTGCCGCTGCTGAGCCGCTCCCCATCAGAGACCAACCTGGCCAGTCCTGTGGAGCCTCTGGCAGCCCGGGTGCCACTGGGGACCCCCACAGGTACCAGTGCTGGCAGGGTGGGCGTGTTCAttgccctggggctgccagctGCCCGCTGCCTTCAGGCTCCGGgtgcctgggcaggggcaggaggtggcCGTGGGGGCTGCTCCTGATGCTTCTCTCCCTGCAGGCTCAGGACAGACCTGGCCCCTCGTCTCAATGACTCCCTCCTGGCTCACGTCGTCACCAGCGCTGACACCAACACTGACTCCCCAGGGGACCCCAGGGGGTCCtgttcccccagccctgccccaagccctcctgtccccccagcctctccccacatcccccattccctgtgagcccagcagtcccctgagcccccctgtGACCAGCACACCCTTGTCCCCCACTGCCCCCCTCTTGTCCCTGGCCAATGTCTTCTCCCTGGCAGTGATGACCGTGGCCCACACTGTCTCCTCCATTGCCAGCTCAGGTGGGCACT encodes:
- the WNK4 gene encoding serine/threonine-protein kinase WNK4 isoform X3, which produces MLAAEPAAAGAMSHPEAERADSGSAPQPEPEPGPGLTGRAPHRNRSRRSSGRDSRRASSRFNRRSSAELELLGYPAPDGVRGGSPPPPPAAVGLREPEETESEEVETRAVATSPDGRFLKFDIEIGRGSFKTVYKGLDTETTVEVAWCELQTRKLSKTERQRFSEEVEMLKGLQHPNIVRFYDSWKSTIKGQICIVLVTELMTSGTLKTYLKRFKEMKLKVLQRWSRQILKGLHFLHTRSPPIIHRDLKCDNIFITGPTGSVKIGDLGLATLKRASFAKSVIGTPEFMAPEMYEEKYDEAVDVYAFGMCMLEMATSEYPYSECQNAAQIYRKVTSGLKPSSFYKVKVPELKEIIEGCIRMDKNERYTIQDLLEHSFFQEDTGVHVELAEEDDGVKSGLKLWLRMDDTKKLHGKYKDNNAIEFLFELYKDVAEEVAQEMVVLGFVCEADYKLVAKAVRDRVVAIKRKREKLKRVQGAPSPAEPEQPPGVLRLLEELKSPLPPGAPTPALATPGSGDSAFSSTFPLEPEEPEADQHQHFTYRHTSYSSATSDCETDGYLSSSGFLDSPDLAHRSFVAVDPTSPPPTRPVRCFPTSIAVQLPTEHLPPASGFSSSVDSYTSDVASGMSDGCEGLSASEQSTKLPPKRASGKLLRRRARSRLRITNISDKNDRVVECQLQTYNNKMVTFKFDLDGDNPEEIAAAMVRAGGVKVGPAWQGWVLTGPSTLRSTMSSSSSRSRKVSSTVSGTSSTAWRPCSARTAAAAPSCPRAPRLTVLWAALWTCSCRGSRAPSPPHPHSVVRLCPCAGPSCLPKPHTGQVMASAKPRGSQRTCPALAEAGCHPYAPDLSCTSPSLSVQSPVLPLLSRSPSETNLASPVEPLAARVPLGTPTGSGQTWPLVSMTPSWLTSSPALTPTLTPQGTPGGPVPPALPQALLSPQPLPTSPIPCEPSSPLSPPVTSTPLSPTAPLLSLANVFSLAVMTVAHTVSSIASSGGHFYPPLLPRPQSLALGVPRFVYPDPTSTDKPVPPGSGILESVGADVPTAGVPISPLPLVPAPVCPTGSGAVGSPLQLLSTSTSGGPEGSTVLPSAPKPSHSLIISEAPAPSVPKAQLSPINEAEAKPQVLGRFQVVPAKDLAVSSPGPGSSDGEQHGTEPAASGSPPPAAPDTSHSSSSDSDVAPEAAERGPKAEEVPAEGGAVPAAPAGSDPGEGPGEESTENVPQAMLSQVWLSYSRSLSYVSSDDTESEDEEIWEELQNLRQKHLAEVQLLQSAQKKEIEELYLRMGKQPPLGIVSPAAMLSGRQRRLSKGSFNPSRRNSLQRLELAPPAGIMRRNSLSGSSTGSQEQRLNKGVTFADDLGRV
- the WNK4 gene encoding serine/threonine-protein kinase WNK4 isoform X6, with translation MLAAEPAAAGAMSHPEAERADSGSAPQPEPEPGPGLTGRAPHRNRSRRSSGRDSRRASSRFNRRSSAELELLGYPAPDGVRGGSPPPPPAAVGLREPEETESEEVETRAVATSPDGRFLKFDIEIGRGSFKTVYKGLDTETTVEVAWCELQTRKLSKTERQRFSEEVEMLKGLQHPNIVRFYDSWKSTIKGQICIVLVTELMTSGTLKTYLKRFKEMKLKVLQRWSRQILKGLHFLHTRSPPIIHRDLKCDNIFITGPTGSVKIGDLGLATLKRASFAKSVIGTPEFMAPEMYEEKYDEAVDVYAFGMCMLEMATSEYPYSECQNAAQIYRKVTSGLKPSSFYKVKVPELKEIIEGCIRMDKNERYTIQDLLEHSFFQEDTGVHVELAEEDDGVKSGLKLWLRMDDTKKLHGKYKDNNAIEFLFELYKDVAEEVAQEMVVLGFVCEADYKLVAKAVRDRVVAIKRKREKLKRVQGAPSPAEPEQPPGVLRLLEELKSPLPPGAPTPALATPGSGDSAFSSTFPLEPEEPEADQHQHFTYRHTSYSSATSDCETDGYLSSSGFLDSPDLAHRSFVAVDPTSPPPTRPVRCFPTSIAVQLPTEHLPPASGFSSSVDSYTSDVASGMSDGCEGLSASEQSTKLPPKRASGKLLRRRARSRLRITNISDKNDRVVECQLQTYNNKMVTFKFDLDGDNPEEIAAAMVRAGGVKVGPAWQGWVLTGPSTLRSTMSSSSSRSRKVSSTVSGTSSTAWRPCSARTAAAAPSCPRAPRLTVLWAALWTCSCRGSRAPSPPHPHSVVRLCPCAGPSCLPKPHTGQVMASAKPRGSQRTCPALAEAGCHPYAPDLSCTSPSLSVQSPVLPLLSRSPSETNLASPVEPLAARVPLGTPTGSGQTWPLVSMTPSWLTSSPALTPTLTPQGTPGGPVPPALPQALLSPQPLPTSPIPCEPSSPLSPPVTSTPLSPTAPLLSLANVFSLAVMTVAHTVSSIASSGGHFYPPLLPRPQSLALGVPRFVYPDPTSTDKPVPPGSGILESVGADVPTAGVPISPLPLVPAPVCPTGSGAVGSPLQLLSTSTSGGPEGSTVLPSAPKPSHSLIISEAPAPSVPKAQLSPINEAAPVPSRSQAPGPGPVPGGPSQGPGCELPGAGQQ
- the WNK4 gene encoding serine/threonine-protein kinase WNK4 isoform X2 translates to MLAAEPAAAGAMSHPEAERADSGSAPQPEPEPGPGLTGRAPHRNRSRRSSGRDSRRASSRFNRRSSAELELLGYPAPDGVRGGSPPPPPAAVGLREPEETESEEVETRAVATSPDGRFLKFDIEIGRGSFKTVYKGLDTETTVEVAWCELQTRKLSKTERQRFSEEVEMLKGLQHPNIVRFYDSWKSTIKGQICIVLVTELMTSGTLKTYLKRFKEMKLKVLQRWSRQILKGLHFLHTRSPPIIHRDLKCDNIFITGPTGSVKIGDLGLATLKRASFAKSVIGTPEFMAPEMYEEKYDEAVDVYAFGMCMLEMATSEYPYSECQNAAQIYRKVTSGLKPSSFYKVKVPELKEIIEGCIRMDKNERYTIQDLLEHSFFQEDTGVHVELAEEDDGVKSGLKLWLRMDDTKKLHGKYKDNNAIEFLFELYKDVAEEVAQEMVVLGFVCEADYKLVAKAVRDRVVAIKRKREKLKRVQGAPSPAEPEQPPGVLRLLEELKSPLPPGAPTPALATPGSGDSAFSSTFPLEPEEPEADQHQHFTYRHTSYSSATSDCETDGYLSSSGFLDSPDLAHRSFVAVDPTSPPPTRPVRCFPTSIAVQLPTEHLPPASGFSSSVDSYTSDVASGMSDGCEGLSASEQSTKLPPKRASGKLLRRRARSRLRITNISDKNDRVVECQLQTYNNKMVTFKFDLDGDNPEEIAAAMVRAGGVKVGPAWQGWVLTGPSTLRSTMSSSSSRSRKVSSTVSGTSSTAWRPCSARTAAAAPSCPRAPRLTVLWAALWTCSCRGSRAPSPPHPHSVVRLCPCAGPSCLPKPHTGQVMASAKPRGSQRTCPALAEAGCHPYAPDLSCTSPSLSVQSPVLPLLSRSPSETNLASPVEPLAARVPLGTPTGSGQTWPLVSMTPSWLTSSPALTPTLTPQGTPGGPVPPALPQALLSPQPLPTSPIPCEPSSPLSPPVTSTPLSPTAPLLSLANVFSLAVMTVAHTVSSIASSGGHFYPPLLPRPQSLALGVPRFVYPDPTSTDKPVPPGSGILESVGADVPTAGVPISPLPLVPAPVCPTGSGAVGSPLQLLSTSTSGGPEGSTVLPSAPKPSHSLIISEAPAPSVPKAQLSPINEEAKPQVLGRFQVVPAKDLAVSSPGPGSSDGEQHGTEPAASGSPPPAAPDTSHSSSSDSDVAPEAAERGPKAEEVPAEGGAVPAAPAGSDPGEGPGEESTENVPQAMLSQVWLSYSRSLSYVSSDDTESEDEEIWEELQNLRQKHLAEVQLLQSAQKKEIEELYLRMGKQPPLGIVSPAAMLSGRQRRLSKGSFNPSRRNSLQRLELAPPAGIMRRNSLSGSSTGSQEQRLNKGVTFADDLGRVLAGQE
- the WNK4 gene encoding serine/threonine-protein kinase WNK4 isoform X1, whose protein sequence is MLAAEPAAAGAMSHPEAERADSGSAPQPEPEPGPGLTGRAPHRNRSRRSSGRDSRRASSRFNRRSSAELELLGYPAPDGVRGGSPPPPPAAVGLREPEETESEEVETRAVATSPDGRFLKFDIEIGRGSFKTVYKGLDTETTVEVAWCELQTRKLSKTERQRFSEEVEMLKGLQHPNIVRFYDSWKSTIKGQICIVLVTELMTSGTLKTYLKRFKEMKLKVLQRWSRQILKGLHFLHTRSPPIIHRDLKCDNIFITGPTGSVKIGDLGLATLKRASFAKSVIGTPEFMAPEMYEEKYDEAVDVYAFGMCMLEMATSEYPYSECQNAAQIYRKVTSGLKPSSFYKVKVPELKEIIEGCIRMDKNERYTIQDLLEHSFFQEDTGVHVELAEEDDGVKSGLKLWLRMDDTKKLHGKYKDNNAIEFLFELYKDVAEEVAQEMVVLGFVCEADYKLVAKAVRDRVVAIKRKREKLKRVQGAPSPAEPEQPPGVLRLLEELKSPLPPGAPTPALATPGSGDSAFSSTFPLEPEEPEADQHQHFTYRHTSYSSATSDCETDGYLSSSGFLDSPDLAHRSFVAVDPTSPPPTRPVRCFPTSIAVQLPTEHLPPASGFSSSVDSYTSDVASGMSDGCEGLSASEQSTKLPPKRASGKLLRRRARSRLRITNISDKNDRVVECQLQTYNNKMVTFKFDLDGDNPEEIAAAMVRAGGVKVGPAWQGWVLTGPSTLRSTMSSSSSRSRKVSSTVSGTSSTAWRPCSARTAAAAPSCPRAPRLTVLWAALWTCSCRGSRAPSPPHPHSVVRLCPCAGPSCLPKPHTGQVMASAKPRGSQRTCPALAEAGCHPYAPDLSCTSPSLSVQSPVLPLLSRSPSETNLASPVEPLAARVPLGTPTGSGQTWPLVSMTPSWLTSSPALTPTLTPQGTPGGPVPPALPQALLSPQPLPTSPIPCEPSSPLSPPVTSTPLSPTAPLLSLANVFSLAVMTVAHTVSSIASSGGHFYPPLLPRPQSLALGVPRFVYPDPTSTDKPVPPGSGILESVGADVPTAGVPISPLPLVPAPVCPTGSGAVGSPLQLLSTSTSGGPEGSTVLPSAPKPSHSLIISEAPAPSVPKAQLSPINEAEAKPQVLGRFQVVPAKDLAVSSPGPGSSDGEQHGTEPAASGSPPPAAPDTSHSSSSDSDVAPEAAERGPKAEEVPAEGGAVPAAPAGSDPGEGPGEESTENVPQAMLSQVWLSYSRSLSYVSSDDTESEDEEIWEELQNLRQKHLAEVQLLQSAQKKEIEELYLRMGKQPPLGIVSPAAMLSGRQRRLSKGSFNPSRRNSLQRLELAPPAGIMRRNSLSGSSTGSQEQRLNKGVTFADDLGRVLAGQE
- the WNK4 gene encoding serine/threonine-protein kinase WNK4 isoform X4 gives rise to the protein MLAAEPAAAGAMSHPEAERADSGSAPQPEPEPGPGLTGRAPHRNRSRRSSGRDSRRASSRFNRRSSAELELLGYPAPDGVRGGSPPPPPAAVGLREPEETESEEVETRAVATSPDGRFLKFDIEIGRGSFKTVYKGLDTETTVEVAWCELQTRKLSKTERQRFSEEVEMLKGLQHPNIVRFYDSWKSTIKGQICIVLVTELMTSGTLKTYLKRFKEMKLKVLQRWSRQILKGLHFLHTRSPPIIHRDLKCDNIFITGPTGSVKIGDLGLATLKRASFAKSVIGTPEFMAPEMYEEKYDEAVDVYAFGMCMLEMATSEYPYSECQNAAQIYRKVTSGLKPSSFYKVKVPELKEIIEGCIRMDKNERYTIQDLLEHSFFQEDTGVHVELAEEDDGVKSGLKLWLRMDDTKKLHGKYKDNNAIEFLFELYKDVAEEVAQEMVVLGFVCEADYKLVAKAVRDRVVAIKRKREKLKRVQGAPSPAEPEQPPGVLRLLEELKSPLPPGAPTPALATPGSGDSAFSSTFPLEPEEPEADQHQHFTYRHTSYSSATSDCETDGYLSSSGFLDSPDLAHRSFVAVDPTSPPPTRPVRCFPTSIAVQLPTEHLPPASGFSSSVDSYTSDVASGMSDGCEGLSASEQSTKLPPKRASGKLLRRRARSRLRITNISDKNDRVVECQLQTYNNKMVTFKFDLDGDNPEEIAAAMVHNEFILKSEQESFINRIRDIIHRVETLLRKDGRSGTELPKGPEADSALGSPVDLQLQGLSRSISSSSSLSDLSCTSPSLSVQSPVLPLLSRSPSETNLASPVEPLAARVPLGTPTGSGQTWPLVSMTPSWLTSSPALTPTLTPQGTPGGPVPPALPQALLSPQPLPTSPIPCEPSSPLSPPVTSTPLSPTAPLLSLANVFSLAVMTVAHTVSSIASSGGHFYPPLLPRPQSLALGVPRFVYPDPTSTDKPVPPGSGILESVGADVPTAGVPISPLPLVPAPVCPTGSGAVGSPLQLLSTSTSGGPEGSTVLPSAPKPSHSLIISEAPAPSVPKAQLSPINEAEAKPQVLGRFQVVPAKDLAVSSPGPGSSDGEQHGTEPAASGSPPPAAPDTSHSSSSDSDVAPEAAERGPKAEEVPAEGGAVPAAPAGSDPGEGPGEESTENVPQAMLSQVWLSYSRSLSYVSSDDTESEDEEIWEELQNLRQKHLAEVQLLQSAQKKEIEELYLRMGKQPPLGIVSPAAMLSGRQRRLSKGSFNPSRRNSLQRLELAPPAGIMRRNSLSGSSTGSQEQRLNKGVTFADDLGRVLAGQE
- the WNK4 gene encoding serine/threonine-protein kinase WNK4 isoform X5, with the translated sequence MLAAEPAAAGAMSHPEAERADSGSAPQPEPEPGPGLTGRAPHRNRSRRSSGRDSRRASSRFNRRSSAELELLGYPAPDGVRGGSPPPPPAAVGLREPEETESEEVETRAVATSPDGRFLKFDIEIGRGSFKTVYKGLDTETTVEVAWCELQTRKLSKTERQRFSEEVEMLKGLQHPNIVRFYDSWKSTIKGQICIVLVTELMTSGTLKTYLKRFKEMKLKVLQRWSRQILKGLHFLHTRSPPIIHRDLKCDNIFITGPTGSVKIGDLGLATLKRASFAKSVIGTPEFMAPEMYEEKYDEAVDVYAFGMCMLEMATSEYPYSECQNAAQIYRKVTSGLKPSSFYKVKVPELKEIIEGCIRMDKNERYTIQDLLEHSFFQEDTGVHVELAEEDDGVKSGLKLWLRMDDTKKLHGKYKDNNAIEFLFELYKDVAEEVAQEMVVLGFVCEADYKLVAKAVRDRVVAIKRKREKLKRVQGAPSPAEPEQPPGVLRLLEELKSPLPPGAPTPALATPGSGDSAFSSTFPLEPEEPEADQHQHFTYRHTSYSSATSDCETDGYLSSSGFLDSPDLAHRSFVAVDPTSPPPTRPVRCFPTSIAVQLPTEHLPPASGFSSSVDSYTSDVASGMSDGCEGLSASEQSTKLPPKRASGKLLRRRARSRLRITNISDKNDRVVECQLQTYNNKMVTFKFDLDGDNPEEIAAAMVRAGGVKVGPAWQGWVLTGPSTLRSTMSSSSSRSRKVSSTVSGTSSTAWRPCSARTAAAAPSCPRAPRLTVLWAALWTCSCRGSRAPSPPHPHSVVRLCPCAGPSCLPKPHTGQVMASAKPRGSQRTCPALAEAGCHPYAPDLSCTSPSLSVQSPVLPLLSRSPSETNLASPVEPLAARVPLGTPTGSGQTWPLVSMTPSWLTSSPALTPTLTPQGTPGGPVPPALPQALLSPQPLPTSPIPCEPSSPLSPPVTSTPLSPTAPLLSLANVFSLAVMTVAHTVSSIASSGGHFYPPLLPRPQSLALGVPRFVYPDPTSTDKPVPPGSGILESVGADVPTAGVPISPLPLVPAPVCPTGSGAVGSPLQLLSTSTSGGPEGSTVSVGVQGLLQVELNVSRAGWLLQMLHWDGMEPHGLWRAGMRGGLSGWQIPGHRGDDRRCGRTWWGAADGAQVPTGAAQCPQAQPLSDHLGGTSPQRAQGPALTHQ